The Topomyia yanbarensis strain Yona2022 unplaced genomic scaffold, ASM3024719v1 HiC_scaffold_6, whole genome shotgun sequence genome contains a region encoding:
- the LOC131695905 gene encoding histone H1A, sperm-like: MAETAIDVAATAPAVVASPPAAKAPPKQAAKASKSDAKKPKKSSTHPPVSEMVLAAIRTLKERSGSSLQAIKKYIAANYMCDVARLAPFIRKALKTGVEKGNITQTKGTGASGSFKVTVEAKKPAGDKKPPSGAAKKPKKSATKSGEKKNPPAGGGEKTSKPKAAIPAAKKSATKKAKAAAPAKALEQQRAHTPAFNWLPIGKINQSSLV, encoded by the exons ATGGCTGAAACTGCTATCGACGTTGCTGCTACGGCCCCTGCCGTCGTCGCCTCTCCGCCAGCCGCCAAAGCGCCACCGAAGCAGGCGGCCAAGGCTAGCAAGAGTGACGCCAAGAaaccgaaaaaatcttcaacccaTCCACCAGTGAGTGAGATGGTTCTGGCTGCCATCCGGACCCTGAAGGAACGGAGCGGATCATCACTGCAGGCGATCAAAAAGTACATCGCCGCCAACTACATGTGTGACGTCGCCAGGCTGGCTCCGTTTATCCGGAAGGCTTTGAAAACGGGTGTCGAGAAGGGAAACATCACCCAGACCAAGGGTACCGGTGCTTCCGGATCGTTTAAGGTGACGGTCGAAGCAAAGAAACCGGCTGGCGATAAGAAACCACCATCGGGTGCAGCGAAAAAACCGAAGAAATCGGCTACTAAATCCGGGGAGAAGAAAAATCCGCCGGCTGGTGGTGGTGAGAAGACCAGCAAGCCAAAGGCGGCGATCCCGGCCGCTAAGAAATCGGCTACGAAGAAAGCGAAAGCTGCTGCCCCTGCAAAGGCG CTTGAGCAGCAGCGCGCGCACACACCCGCATTCAACTGGCTGCCGATTGGCAAGATAAATCAGTCGTCGTTAGTTTGA
- the LOC131695866 gene encoding histone H2B-like — MAPKASGKAVKKSGGGGGKAQKNIATKAGGGEKKKRKQRRKESYAIYIYKVLKQVHPDTGVSSKAMSIMNSFVNDIFERIANEASRLAHYNRRSTITSREVQTAVRLLLPGELAKHAVSEGTKAVTKYTSSK; from the coding sequence atggcaccgaaagccagcggaaaggctgtgaaaaaatccggcggcggcggtggcaaggcacagaagaacatcgccacaaaagcaggaggaggagagaagaagaagcgaaagcaacggcgcaaggaaagctacgctatctacatctacaaggtgCTGAAGCAGGTCCATCCGGACACCGGTGTCTCGTCGAAGGCGATGAGCATCATGAATAGCTTCGTGAACGACATCTTCGAGCGTATTGCTAACGAAGCATCTCGTCTGGCCCATTACAACCGACGGTCGACGATCACCTCCCGCGAGGTACAGACCGCCGTTCGTTTGCTGTTACCGGGAGAGCTGGCGAAACATGCCGTATCGGAAGGTACCAAGGCCGTTACCAAGTATACCAGCTCGAAGTAA
- the LOC131695867 gene encoding histone H3, whose protein sequence is MARTKQTARKSTGGKAPRKQLATKAARKSAPATGGVKKPHRYRPGTVALREIRRYQKSTELLIRKLPFQRLVREIAQDFKTDLRFQSSAVMALQEASEAYLVGLFEDTNLCAIHAKRVTIMPKDIQLARRIRGERA, encoded by the coding sequence ATGGCCCGTACGAAACAGACCGCCCGCAAGTCCACCGGAGGGAAAGCTCCCCGCAaacagttggcaacgaaggctgcccgtaaaagtgccccagctacgggtggcgttaagaagccccatcgctacagaccaggaactgtcgcgctgcgagaaattcgtcgctatcagaagtcgacagagctactaatccgcaagctgcccttccagcgtctggttcgtgagatcgcgcaggacttcaaaaccgatctgcgcttccagagctcagccgtcatggcccttcaagaagccagcgaggcttacctggttggtttgttcgaggataccaatctgtgcgctatccatgccaagcgagtgaccatcatgccgaaagacatccaactggctcgccggatccgtggggagcgggcctaa